A stretch of the Flavobacterium sp. 5 genome encodes the following:
- the zwf gene encoding glucose-6-phosphate dehydrogenase — protein sequence MRNVKNIDPTIIVIFGSTGDLAKRKLFPAFQNLFLDGRMPEKFQIIALGRAEKNDEEFRNYVIENLNLFSRKKVLSDKKTQKFLSHITYLRHDIDKEESYYDLDSKLKAIDQTFGVRANRLFYLSISPSLITTITENIHKIDLMPNVKQDRIIIEKPFGYDKNTARELNEILSQTYKEEQIYRIDHYLGKETVQNILAFRFGNSMFEPLWSRNFIDFVQITVAEEVGVEDRGEFYEGVGALKDMIQNHLLQILCMTAMETPASLGADDIRNRKADVLKSIRRIKPDKVNHYSVRGQYDAGFIKGNPVPGYREDKKIAPDSNTETYVAMKIYLDNWRWQGVPFYLRTGKRMPEKQSSIIIQFKPVPHSSFSYGNEGMTANRLIINIQPSMDIKLQFMAKKPGLSMSLSPAEMVFNYFSCSTMSPEAYETLIADALAGDPTLFMRWDQVEEAWDAIDTILEVWKNNAPTNFPNYKAGSWGPEAADELLARQGHAWVSNTSENTEK from the coding sequence ATGAGGAATGTCAAAAATATAGATCCAACTATCATTGTTATTTTTGGATCAACCGGTGACCTAGCAAAAAGAAAGCTTTTTCCAGCATTTCAAAATTTGTTTCTAGATGGTCGTATGCCAGAAAAATTTCAGATTATCGCACTTGGAAGGGCAGAAAAAAATGATGAAGAGTTTCGTAATTATGTCATTGAAAATTTAAATCTATTTTCAAGAAAAAAAGTGCTTTCTGATAAAAAGACTCAAAAATTTCTATCACATATAACTTATCTGAGGCATGATATTGACAAAGAAGAATCGTATTATGATTTAGATTCAAAATTAAAAGCTATCGATCAAACTTTTGGTGTACGCGCCAATCGTCTGTTTTACCTTTCTATTTCACCTTCATTAATAACTACTATCACCGAAAACATACATAAGATAGACCTTATGCCGAATGTTAAACAGGATCGTATCATTATTGAAAAGCCATTTGGTTACGATAAAAATACAGCAAGAGAGCTAAATGAAATTCTCTCACAAACCTATAAAGAAGAGCAGATTTACCGCATAGATCATTATCTTGGTAAAGAAACCGTTCAGAATATCCTTGCTTTCCGTTTTGGAAATTCAATGTTTGAACCTTTATGGAGCCGTAATTTCATTGATTTTGTTCAGATTACTGTAGCAGAAGAAGTAGGTGTTGAAGATCGTGGTGAGTTTTATGAAGGAGTCGGTGCTTTAAAAGATATGATTCAAAACCATCTTCTTCAAATTTTATGCATGACTGCTATGGAAACTCCAGCTTCGTTAGGAGCAGATGATATCCGAAACCGCAAAGCAGATGTACTGAAATCTATTCGCCGTATAAAACCTGATAAAGTTAATCATTACAGCGTTAGAGGGCAGTATGATGCAGGTTTCATAAAAGGAAATCCTGTACCAGGATACCGGGAAGATAAAAAAATAGCACCAGACTCCAATACAGAAACGTATGTGGCAATGAAAATTTATTTGGATAATTGGAGATGGCAAGGTGTTCCTTTTTATCTGCGTACAGGAAAAAGAATGCCAGAAAAGCAGTCTTCAATAATTATTCAGTTTAAACCAGTTCCACATTCCTCTTTTTCTTATGGAAATGAAGGTATGACTGCAAATAGGCTTATCATAAATATTCAGCCCTCAATGGATATAAAACTTCAGTTTATGGCAAAAAAACCAGGACTGTCAATGTCATTAAGCCCTGCAGAAATGGTATTTAATTACTTTTCATGCTCGACGATGTCTCCAGAAGCCTATGAAACCTTAATAGCAGATGCTTTAGCAGGAGACCCAACCCTTTTTATGCGTTGGGATCAAGTAGAAGAAGCTTGGGATGCAATCGATACAATCTTGGAAGTATGGAAAAATAATGCTCCTACAAATTTTCCTAATTATAAAGCAGGAAGTTGGGGACCTGAAGCGGCTGATGAATTACTTGCTCGTCAAGGACACGCTTGGGTTTCTAATACATCCGAAAACACTGAAAAATGA
- the gndA gene encoding NADP-dependent phosphogluconate dehydrogenase produces the protein MNTFDFGIVGLGVMGRNLLLNIASQKFAAVGLDLDAEKVSSLQKEADPNHIIEATTDVLHFAELIQRPRAIMLLVPAGKPVDSAIQSLLPHLDEGDIIIDGGNTYFTDTDRRFLELSAKGIHFFGMGISGGEQGARFGPSMMPGGDKKAYERLRPIFEAIAAKVNNEPCVEYLGNGSAGNYVKMVHNGIEYGIMQLISEIYDLMKRGYNLDEDTIEQIFEEWNQTDLKSYLIEITGLILKKRDENGLRLINQISDWAKSKGTGKWTSQNAMDLQVPVPTIDAAVVMRDMSKSKPERIVAATKLVWNSKPIDINIPEVIASLKSALYFSILTTYAQGLAQLKTASKEYNYGLNLETVCKIWRGGCIIRADVLEDFRKAFAQDPDLANILLDSDIASKLNESQNGIREVIQFAVQQGIPTAGLMNSLAYFDAYRSANLPTNLIQAQRDFFGAHTYERIDAAGIFHTQWID, from the coding sequence ATGAACACATTTGATTTTGGAATTGTTGGACTTGGTGTAATGGGGCGCAACCTACTTTTAAACATTGCCAGTCAAAAATTCGCCGCAGTTGGTTTAGATTTGGATGCCGAAAAAGTTAGCTCACTCCAAAAAGAAGCAGATCCAAACCATATAATCGAAGCAACTACAGACGTTCTACATTTTGCTGAACTTATACAACGTCCCAGAGCTATTATGTTATTGGTTCCTGCTGGAAAACCAGTAGACAGTGCTATTCAAAGTCTTCTACCCCATTTAGATGAAGGAGATATCATAATTGATGGTGGTAACACTTACTTTACCGATACAGACCGAAGGTTCCTAGAATTATCTGCCAAAGGAATTCATTTTTTTGGTATGGGAATTTCAGGGGGAGAACAAGGGGCAAGATTTGGTCCTAGCATGATGCCTGGTGGTGATAAAAAGGCCTACGAAAGACTTCGCCCTATTTTTGAAGCTATAGCTGCAAAAGTAAATAATGAACCATGTGTGGAATATTTAGGAAATGGATCTGCTGGAAATTATGTAAAAATGGTACATAATGGAATCGAGTATGGAATTATGCAACTTATTTCTGAAATTTATGACCTGATGAAAAGAGGCTATAATTTGGATGAAGATACAATTGAGCAAATATTCGAAGAATGGAACCAAACCGATCTTAAATCATACCTAATCGAAATAACGGGACTTATCCTAAAAAAGAGAGACGAAAATGGTCTCAGGCTGATAAATCAAATATCCGATTGGGCAAAATCTAAGGGAACAGGAAAATGGACTTCTCAAAATGCTATGGACCTACAGGTACCAGTTCCGACCATCGATGCTGCAGTTGTAATGCGCGACATGTCTAAAAGCAAGCCTGAAAGAATCGTTGCAGCAACTAAATTAGTTTGGAACAGTAAACCAATAGATATAAACATTCCAGAAGTAATTGCCTCTCTTAAATCTGCTTTATACTTCTCTATACTAACAACGTATGCGCAAGGATTGGCGCAGCTTAAAACTGCTTCTAAAGAATACAATTACGGACTAAATTTAGAAACCGTTTGTAAAATTTGGCGTGGAGGTTGTATTATCCGTGCAGATGTTCTTGAAGATTTCCGAAAAGCATTCGCTCAAGATCCTGATTTAGCAAATATTCTTTTAGATTCAGATATTGCATCTAAACTCAATGAAAGCCAAAATGGAATTAGAGAAGTTATTCAATTTGCAGTTCAACAAGGAATACCTACTGCAGGATTAATGAATTCTTTAGCCTATTTTGATGCTTACAGATCTGCAAATCTTCCAACAAACCTAATTCAGGCACAACGTGATTTTTTTGGTGCGCATACGTATGAACGTATAGATGCAGCAGGTATCTTTCATACCCAATGGATTGATTAA
- a CDS encoding EamA family transporter, which produces MKKNIVITPKHILLALLTIVIWGINFIAIHEGLKVIPPFLFCAIRFGFAALPWVFFLPKPKAPLKYIIGYGVFTFAFQFGFLFCGLHLGLTPGLSSLVLQVSVFFSMGLAVLFFNDRPSLWKIGGSLISFIGIGIVASHVDAGSTFLGLIMTLLAAFSWSVGNMFTKKVDAQSPLSLVVWGNLVAFPLMAIFSYFMDGPTLILASVQNISLPTVLAVIYVVYFSTHIGYGIWGFLMKTYSTAVVVPFTLLIPVVAFLSAGLFLGEDLSLWKLVASLFVMSGLIFNLLEKQIQNLIWIIFKKDKYNIIDKGK; this is translated from the coding sequence ATGAAAAAAAATATTGTTATAACTCCAAAGCATATTCTTTTAGCACTTTTAACAATTGTTATTTGGGGTATTAATTTCATTGCAATTCATGAAGGTCTGAAAGTTATTCCACCTTTTCTTTTTTGTGCTATTCGTTTTGGATTTGCGGCACTTCCTTGGGTATTTTTTCTTCCAAAGCCTAAAGCACCATTAAAGTACATCATTGGTTATGGTGTTTTTACTTTTGCTTTCCAGTTTGGGTTTCTTTTTTGCGGGCTCCATCTTGGTTTAACGCCCGGATTATCCTCACTAGTTCTTCAAGTTTCGGTGTTCTTTTCAATGGGATTAGCAGTGTTATTCTTCAATGACAGACCGAGTCTTTGGAAAATAGGAGGTTCATTAATTTCATTTATCGGAATTGGAATTGTCGCTAGTCATGTTGATGCAGGTAGTACATTTTTAGGACTTATAATGACTTTATTAGCAGCTTTTTCTTGGTCTGTGGGAAATATGTTTACCAAAAAAGTAGATGCTCAATCGCCACTTTCATTGGTGGTATGGGGAAATCTAGTAGCATTTCCTCTGATGGCAATTTTCTCTTATTTCATGGATGGTCCAACATTAATTTTGGCTTCAGTGCAAAATATTTCTTTACCTACAGTTTTAGCAGTTATTTATGTGGTTTATTTCTCTACACATATTGGTTATGGAATTTGGGGATTTCTAATGAAAACGTACTCAACAGCAGTTGTAGTACCGTTTACTTTATTGATACCAGTAGTTGCATTTTTGAGTGCAGGTCTTTTTTTAGGTGAAGACTTATCTTTATGGAAATTAGTAGCTTCTTTGTTTGTAATGAGTGGTTTGATTTTTAATCTTCTTGAAAAACAGATTCAGAATCTAATATGGATAATATTTAAAAAAGATAAATATAACATTATTGATAAAGGAAAATAA
- a CDS encoding PLP-dependent aminotransferase family protein, which yields MEKEVLYLKVARIIEEQIFSETLRIGDKLPSLRSIQKLHNISLNTAKQAFLELESKSLIDSRPRSGYYVSKTSQRKFALPSISQPDILGKEKNPDGLINKIYDTLNYKDIRQFSLGIPDNSLLPIAKLNKSVIKIARNLEGSGMTIEPAQGNINLRRNIAKWALLFEGKLSEDDVVITPGTMSAIFNCLMAVTMRGDTIGVESPVYFGILQLAKSMGLNVIELPTHPVLGVDIEALKKVIHKINAVCFVSNFNNPMGSLMPDDNKRMLVEMLTYYNVPMIEDDLFGNLYFGESRPKACKVFDEAGIVMWCGGVSKVLAPGYRVGWVAPGKFKNKIISQKLLQTVSMPTLYQEVIADFMEFGGYDHHLRKFRQTLHTNCLKYQRTIEEHFPPNTKISQPQGGFFLWLELDKRLDTNELFDLAIKQKLSFAPGRMFTQHNQFNNCMRLNFALHWDDNLEHDLRRLGEFFKKVLC from the coding sequence ATGGAAAAAGAAGTTTTATATCTTAAAGTAGCAAGAATAATAGAAGAACAAATTTTTTCTGAAACATTAAGAATCGGAGACAAGCTTCCATCGTTACGATCCATTCAAAAGCTACATAATATTAGTCTTAATACTGCAAAACAAGCATTTTTGGAGTTAGAGAGTAAGTCACTGATAGATTCTCGGCCAAGATCAGGTTATTATGTAAGTAAAACAAGTCAAAGGAAATTTGCTCTTCCATCGATTAGTCAACCAGATATTTTAGGTAAAGAAAAAAATCCTGATGGATTAATCAATAAAATATATGATACATTAAATTACAAAGATATTAGGCAGTTTTCCTTGGGGATTCCTGACAATAGTTTGTTGCCAATTGCAAAATTAAATAAAAGTGTAATTAAAATTGCCCGCAATCTTGAAGGTAGCGGTATGACAATTGAACCCGCGCAAGGAAATATAAATCTTAGAAGAAATATTGCTAAATGGGCATTGTTATTTGAAGGAAAATTATCTGAGGATGATGTTGTTATTACTCCAGGTACTATGAGTGCTATATTTAATTGTTTGATGGCAGTGACGATGAGAGGTGATACAATAGGTGTAGAAAGCCCAGTATATTTTGGAATTTTACAATTAGCAAAATCAATGGGGTTGAATGTAATTGAACTCCCTACGCATCCAGTATTAGGAGTAGATATTGAAGCTTTAAAAAAAGTAATTCATAAGATTAATGCCGTTTGTTTTGTTAGTAATTTCAATAATCCGATGGGAAGTTTGATGCCAGATGATAATAAAAGGATGTTGGTAGAAATGTTGACTTACTATAATGTCCCCATGATAGAAGATGATCTATTTGGAAATCTTTATTTTGGAGAATCGAGACCTAAAGCCTGTAAAGTATTTGATGAAGCTGGAATTGTTATGTGGTGTGGCGGAGTTTCTAAAGTTTTAGCCCCTGGGTATCGAGTAGGGTGGGTTGCGCCAGGAAAGTTTAAGAATAAAATCATATCACAAAAATTATTACAGACGGTTTCAATGCCCACATTGTATCAGGAAGTTATAGCAGATTTTATGGAATTTGGTGGGTATGATCATCATTTGAGAAAGTTCAGACAGACTTTGCATACAAACTGCCTTAAATATCAGCGAACTATTGAAGAACATTTTCCTCCAAACACTAAAATATCTCAGCCACAAGGAGGTTTTTTTTTATGGTTGGAGTTGGATAAAAGACTCGATACAAATGAATTATTTGACCTTGCAATAAAGCAAAAATTAAGCTTTGCACCAGGGAGGATGTTTACACAACACAATCAGTTTAATAACTGTATGCGATTAAATTTTGCATTGCATTGGGATGATAATCTCGAGCACGACTTAAGACGACTAGGAGAATTTTTTAAAAAAGTGTTGTGTTGA
- a CDS encoding SDR family oxidoreductase — translation MSKKTKPYALITGASKGIGKSIAYELAKQGYPLLLVARSEEELKALSDDIQGKYGVNAPFLSIDLSTNGASLKVTDWIKTNNYPVGFLVNNAGYGVWGDFSQSALTDQLGMMQLNMNVIVELSHLLVPVLSKEKQAYILNISSTAAYQAVPTLAVYSATKAFVLSFTRALRFELNKTSISVTCFSPGPVDTGFAARAGVNPLNKMAEKFNMQPDEVAKIAVKAMFNKKSEVIPGFTNLISVYANRILPKGFIEKTAAGIYKI, via the coding sequence ATGAGCAAAAAAACTAAACCGTATGCCTTAATAACTGGCGCCAGCAAAGGCATTGGGAAATCTATTGCTTATGAATTGGCTAAACAAGGTTATCCACTATTGCTTGTTGCAAGAAGTGAAGAAGAATTAAAAGCACTATCTGATGATATTCAAGGTAAATACGGCGTCAATGCTCCTTTTTTATCGATTGATCTTTCGACAAATGGTGCGTCGCTAAAAGTAACGGATTGGATTAAAACGAATAATTATCCAGTTGGCTTTTTAGTTAATAATGCTGGTTACGGGGTGTGGGGCGATTTTAGTCAGTCTGCTCTAACCGATCAGCTTGGCATGATGCAACTTAATATGAATGTAATTGTAGAACTTTCCCATTTATTAGTTCCAGTACTTTCAAAAGAAAAACAAGCTTATATTTTAAATATATCGAGTACTGCGGCCTACCAAGCTGTACCTACGCTAGCAGTTTATTCAGCGACAAAGGCTTTTGTTTTATCGTTTACTCGCGCCTTGCGTTTCGAACTTAACAAAACTTCAATTTCAGTAACCTGTTTTAGTCCAGGGCCAGTTGATACTGGTTTTGCTGCGAGAGCTGGTGTAAACCCTCTTAACAAAATGGCTGAAAAGTTCAATATGCAACCTGATGAAGTTGCAAAAATTGCAGTAAAAGCCATGTTCAACAAAAAATCAGAAGTTATTCCAGGTTTTACAAATCTCATTTCGGTTTATGCTAACCGTATACTACCAAAGGGATTTATCGAGAAAACGGCAGCTGGGATTTATAAAATTTAA
- a CDS encoding phytanoyl-CoA dioxygenase family protein yields the protein MVSSYKTFTLTGQLTDEQIEFFNQFGFIHFKKFINPETVSSIIDASKQVEQNWIGNNLQKVNGVPIKFGKDLDGSPIVQRFAFINQHHQTLSGLLLDPRFNSLLPLAGEGARLGTEEKDGMVFNHYINGPESKFTKMGWHTDGLRDIFYGAKLNPMLNVGIHLSTLQPENGGLKIIPGTHKQSIYQMLFRKKYFLDNKADPDEISINPEAGDLTIHDGRLWHRVAESSIRGEDSRRRVIYIPIIAGKYAPKDENSPTVFYQRFAGIVK from the coding sequence ATGGTATCTTCTTATAAAACATTTACCCTTACGGGACAATTAACTGATGAGCAAATTGAATTTTTTAACCAATTTGGCTTTATCCATTTCAAAAAATTTATAAATCCAGAAACTGTTTCATCCATCATTGATGCTTCGAAACAAGTGGAGCAAAACTGGATTGGTAATAACCTTCAAAAAGTAAATGGCGTTCCTATTAAATTTGGAAAAGATCTAGACGGATCTCCAATTGTACAACGTTTTGCTTTTATCAATCAACATCATCAAACTTTAAGCGGTCTTTTACTTGATCCAAGATTCAATAGTTTATTACCATTGGCAGGAGAAGGCGCAAGATTGGGTACGGAGGAAAAAGACGGAATGGTTTTCAATCATTATATCAATGGACCAGAAAGTAAGTTTACTAAAATGGGCTGGCATACAGATGGTTTGAGAGATATTTTTTATGGTGCAAAATTAAACCCGATGCTAAATGTGGGTATTCACTTAAGTACTTTACAGCCTGAAAACGGTGGACTTAAAATCATTCCGGGTACGCACAAGCAAAGTATTTATCAGATGCTTTTCCGTAAAAAATACTTTTTAGATAATAAAGCCGATCCTGATGAAATTTCCATCAATCCAGAAGCTGGAGATTTGACTATTCACGATGGTCGTTTGTGGCACAGAGTTGCCGAATCATCTATCCGTGGCGAAGACAGTAGGAGGAGAGTTATTTATATTCCAATTATTGCGGGAAAATATGCTCCTAAGGACGAGAATAGTCCAACGGTTTTCTATCAACGTTTTGCAGGAATTGTTAAATAA
- a CDS encoding CDP-alcohol phosphatidyltransferase family protein has protein sequence MEKETQLADYSAIVQRTFSDRKRTNILKSAEQLTIVFLLPKVPKFISPNLLTLIGTLGSGLVFLAFVLGTYLTNWYLILGIIGLVINWLGDSLDGRLAYYRNIPRRWYGFALDIISDWIGIVLIGFGYYIYAKNGTQIVAFAFVALYGWSIIISQLRFKITNEYSIDSGFVGPTELRFIIAFILILEVLFPGSITYLAGLITIVLLIINVIDSFKLLKLGDLRDKNQE, from the coding sequence ATGGAAAAAGAAACACAGCTTGCGGATTATAGCGCAATTGTACAAAGAACATTTTCAGACCGTAAACGAACTAATATATTAAAAAGTGCAGAACAGTTAACGATTGTATTTTTGCTTCCAAAGGTGCCTAAATTCATTTCGCCAAACTTACTCACTTTAATTGGTACACTTGGTTCGGGATTAGTTTTTTTAGCTTTTGTTTTAGGCACTTATTTAACAAATTGGTATTTGATTTTGGGTATTATCGGTTTGGTTATAAATTGGTTAGGCGATTCTTTAGATGGAAGATTAGCTTATTATAGAAATATTCCACGCCGTTGGTATGGTTTTGCACTCGATATTATTTCCGATTGGATTGGTATTGTACTTATAGGCTTTGGCTACTACATTTATGCTAAAAATGGCACACAAATAGTAGCCTTTGCTTTTGTCGCATTGTATGGTTGGTCTATTATCATCAGTCAGTTACGCTTCAAAATTACAAATGAATACAGTATAGATTCTGGCTTTGTAGGCCCAACAGAACTTCGATTTATTATTGCTTTCATTTTAATTTTAGAAGTTTTATTTCCTGGATCAATTACCTATTTGGCGGGTTTAATTACTATTGTTTTATTAATAATCAATGTGATAGATAGTTTTAAACTTTTGAAGTTGGGCGATTTAAGAGATAAAAATCAAGAATGA
- a CDS encoding GtrA family protein, with product MFDKISIFTFLKAQVAAFSGGITDYGLMILLTEVFQLHFTFSILISGTVGAIINFSINKFWVFKNQSGCSNRINSQLFKFALVVLGSISLKSFGTLILQKSFQIDYRIGRLITDSFVSYGFNYPLIKYWVFRVSEKHNVIESN from the coding sequence ATGTTCGATAAAATATCCATTTTTACTTTTCTAAAAGCACAAGTTGCGGCATTTTCAGGAGGTATTACCGATTATGGTTTAATGATTTTATTGACAGAAGTCTTTCAATTGCATTTTACCTTTTCTATTCTAATCTCTGGTACTGTTGGTGCCATTATCAATTTTAGCATCAATAAATTTTGGGTATTTAAAAATCAATCGGGTTGTAGTAACCGCATCAATAGTCAGCTTTTTAAATTTGCGTTGGTGGTGTTGGGGAGTATTTCCTTAAAATCATTCGGTACGCTTATTTTGCAAAAATCATTTCAAATCGATTACAGAATCGGAAGATTAATCACGGATAGTTTTGTTTCGTATGGCTTTAATTATCCATTGATTAAATATTGGGTTTTTAGAGTAAGCGAAAAACACAATGTAATCGAATCAAATTAG
- a CDS encoding DUF4833 domain-containing protein, producing MNKLPFKYFTNSLIVIMILVNIISGNLLAQSKNPSPLNFPTPKNVDNMLFYIQRDPNINTAIYAINYQENGKIDKSNPIKAYWIRYAEKGEKKDFSYVQRKFAYGIESKTLNNEEFEFQFVSYKKLPLTLKKIDSDQKYHVFVNVNQKKIQVEKIFVRIEGGSFWFPNVKYAEVTGIDAYSNKTITERMLL from the coding sequence ATGAATAAATTACCATTTAAATATTTTACAAATTCACTAATCGTTATAATGATCTTAGTGAATATAATTTCTGGAAATCTATTGGCACAATCCAAAAATCCATCACCATTAAATTTTCCAACGCCTAAAAATGTAGATAATATGCTATTTTACATACAGCGTGACCCCAATATAAACACGGCTATTTATGCCATAAACTATCAAGAAAATGGAAAAATAGACAAAAGCAATCCTATAAAAGCGTATTGGATTCGATATGCTGAGAAAGGAGAAAAAAAAGATTTTAGTTATGTACAACGCAAATTTGCCTACGGAATAGAAAGTAAAACTTTAAATAATGAGGAGTTTGAGTTTCAATTTGTATCGTATAAAAAGTTACCCTTAACTTTGAAAAAGATAGATTCAGATCAAAAATATCATGTTTTTGTAAATGTAAATCAGAAAAAAATACAGGTAGAAAAAATATTTGTGCGCATTGAAGGAGGTTCTTTTTGGTTCCCAAATGTAAAGTATGCCGAAGTTACCGGAATTGATGCTTACTCAAATAAAACAATTACTGAAAGGATGTTATTATAA
- a CDS encoding DUF1852 domain-containing protein, with translation MKANIQEDLRIDEKKDIENIQNTSKNDFVFALKSTCLDENYHPSSKTRLTTNFANLARGENRQQNLRNALNMINNRFNALAHLDNPKGDRYLVELEIMTVTMTIDDKNGVNDLPMIEVLKTNIFDRKTNQYIDGVAGNNYSSYVRDYDFSVLLIEYNKNKSSFCVPENYGDLHGKLYKSFVSSATYKEHFKMSPIICLSVSSNKTYTRTKYQHPVLGFEYQQDQYSLTDEYFSKMGLKVRFFMPPNSVAPMAFYHSGDLLTDYTDLGLISSISTMETFQKIYRPEIYNANSIAGKIYQPSLKHEDYSLTRVDYDREERSRLAVEQGKYAKEHFIKPYKDILEQWSANFGL, from the coding sequence ATGAAAGCGAATATACAAGAAGATTTAAGAATAGATGAAAAGAAAGATATTGAAAACATCCAGAATACCAGCAAGAATGATTTTGTGTTCGCTCTAAAGAGCACCTGTTTAGATGAAAACTATCACCCCTCAAGTAAAACACGTCTTACTACCAATTTTGCAAATTTGGCTAGAGGAGAAAATCGCCAACAAAACTTGCGTAATGCCTTAAATATGATTAATAATCGATTCAATGCATTGGCTCATTTGGATAATCCAAAAGGTGATCGTTACCTAGTAGAACTTGAAATCATGACAGTAACGATGACTATTGATGATAAGAATGGGGTTAACGATCTGCCGATGATTGAAGTTTTAAAAACGAATATTTTTGACCGTAAGACGAATCAGTATATCGATGGAGTTGCCGGAAATAATTATTCTTCTTACGTACGAGATTATGATTTCAGTGTTTTATTGATCGAGTACAATAAAAACAAATCTAGTTTTTGTGTTCCTGAAAATTATGGTGATTTACACGGAAAGCTTTATAAGAGCTTTGTAAGTTCAGCTACTTATAAAGAACACTTTAAGATGTCACCGATCATTTGCCTAAGTGTATCGAGCAACAAAACGTATACTCGCACCAAGTACCAACATCCGGTTCTGGGTTTTGAGTATCAGCAGGATCAGTATTCTCTTACTGATGAATATTTCTCTAAAATGGGCTTAAAAGTTCGTTTTTTTATGCCTCCGAACAGCGTGGCGCCAATGGCTTTTTATCATTCAGGAGATCTACTTACTGATTATACTGATCTTGGACTAATAAGCTCAATCAGCACGATGGAGACTTTCCAGAAGATTTACCGTCCTGAAATTTACAATGCTAATTCAATAGCTGGGAAAATCTATCAACCTAGTCTTAAACACGAAGATTATTCGCTGACTCGCGTGGATTATGACCGCGAAGAGCGCAGCCGACTGGCTGTTGAACAGGGTAAATATGCTAAAGAGCATTTTATCAAGCCTTACAAGGATATTCTTGAGCAGTGGTCTGCTAATTTTGGACTTTAA
- a CDS encoding methionine synthase, with translation MKKILLPTSIVGSLPKPAWLAPPEKLWSPWKLEGDQLLEGKQDALRIALQEQELAGLDIICDGEQTRQHFVTTFIEHLTGVDFENRKTVRIRDRYDASVPMVVGDVARQKPVFVEDAKFLRKQTDKLIKWALPGPLTMVDTLYDGHYKSREKLAWEFAKALNEEARELQDAGVDIIQFDEPAFNVFFDEVNDWGMATLEKAIEGLKCQTAVHICYGYGIQANNDWKKTLGSEWRQYEEIFPKIQKSKIDVVSLECHNSNVPLNLMELIRGKKVMVGAIDVATNTIETPEEVANTLRKAIEFVDIENLYPSTNCGMAPLSRNVARCKLSALSAGSEIIRKELGI, from the coding sequence ATGAAGAAGATATTATTACCAACCTCAATTGTTGGAAGTTTACCTAAACCTGCTTGGCTTGCACCACCCGAAAAACTTTGGTCACCTTGGAAATTAGAAGGGGATCAGTTATTGGAAGGAAAACAAGATGCTTTACGTATCGCATTGCAAGAACAAGAATTAGCAGGCTTGGATATCATTTGTGATGGTGAACAAACACGTCAACATTTCGTAACTACTTTTATAGAGCATTTAACGGGTGTAGATTTTGAAAATCGTAAAACAGTGAGAATTCGTGACCGTTATGACGCGAGTGTTCCTATGGTTGTAGGTGATGTTGCACGTCAAAAACCTGTTTTTGTGGAAGATGCTAAATTTTTACGCAAACAGACGGATAAGCTTATAAAATGGGCATTACCTGGCCCCTTGACTATGGTAGATACATTATACGATGGTCATTACAAAAGCAGAGAAAAATTGGCTTGGGAATTTGCAAAAGCACTTAATGAAGAAGCCAGAGAACTGCAAGATGCAGGAGTAGATATTATTCAGTTTGATGAGCCTGCGTTTAATGTTTTCTTTGATGAAGTAAATGATTGGGGAATGGCAACATTAGAAAAAGCCATTGAAGGTTTAAAATGCCAAACGGCAGTACATATTTGCTATGGTTATGGAATACAAGCGAATAATGACTGGAAAAAGACATTAGGTTCAGAGTGGCGTCAATACGAAGAAATTTTTCCTAAAATTCAAAAATCTAAAATTGATGTGGTGTCATTAGAATGTCATAACTCAAATGTGCCTTTAAATTTAATGGAACTTATTCGTGGTAAAAAAGTAATGGTTGGTGCAATTGATGTGGCTACGAATACTATCGAAACACCTGAAGAAGTAGCTAATACACTACGTAAAGCTATTGAATTTGTAGATATTGAAAATCTTTACCCTTCGACAAACTGTGGTATGGCTCCGTTATCTCGAAACGTAGCTAGATGTAAGTTAAGTGCTTTAAGCGCAGGATCCGAAATTATACGCAAAGAACTTGGAATTTAG